A window from Herbaspirillum sp. meg3 encodes these proteins:
- a CDS encoding surface lipoprotein assembly modifier, which produces MSACFRFRLSSPASASAAAPAASPANFSRVPRLSWLTMVLCLAAWGKTYAAETAAEITAIEQQNATELAFARRAFAERRPDLACAMLKDTPPVDDTEAERMLLLGRCSSAVHDRVQAELYYRRAIALVPADATPKIELAGLYLAMGRQGDAAPLLGQAADASEGQARTDLDLLASRLRPNDPVSASLNSKDKPWAVQLYAGLTWDDNTNAGPVSRSVPAVIGGIPVTFDLMQESMPRESAGAALGLNGSYALRLDDRFSLLFQAGWFGTGYFDRQDYNNDSTTLAAALVYSNQAWSASLQPNVRYTRLDGRLQETTPGIVERVARAISDTVSLTATAGYAKRTVHTDSTRNADAWQGGVGAIAQLTPDLQVGGEYLLQREQAQAAVYSRRLSGPSAYLQYRIRPDLLLGANFSYTDVHYDQTMPLFTQPRTDRQVVSSLSALWDISRYAGRNMVVRAQYTHIDNPSNIAYGYFRRNMASLGVQMQF; this is translated from the coding sequence ATGAGCGCTTGTTTTCGCTTCCGCCTTTCCAGCCCCGCCAGCGCGTCTGCCGCTGCGCCGGCGGCTTCTCCTGCAAACTTCAGCAGAGTTCCTCGGCTCTCCTGGCTGACAATGGTCTTGTGTCTTGCCGCTTGGGGGAAAACCTATGCCGCCGAGACGGCTGCTGAAATTACCGCGATCGAACAGCAAAACGCCACCGAACTCGCCTTCGCCCGCCGCGCCTTCGCCGAGCGGCGCCCCGACCTCGCCTGCGCCATGCTGAAGGACACGCCGCCGGTGGACGACACCGAAGCCGAACGCATGCTGCTGTTGGGACGCTGCTCCAGCGCCGTGCACGACCGCGTCCAGGCCGAGCTGTACTATCGGCGCGCGATCGCGCTGGTGCCGGCCGACGCCACGCCGAAGATCGAACTGGCCGGGCTGTACCTGGCCATGGGCCGGCAGGGGGATGCTGCGCCATTGCTGGGACAGGCGGCCGACGCCAGCGAAGGCCAGGCGCGTACGGACCTCGACCTGCTGGCCTCGCGGCTGCGTCCCAACGATCCGGTTTCGGCCAGCCTCAATTCGAAGGACAAACCGTGGGCGGTGCAACTGTATGCCGGGCTGACCTGGGACGACAACACCAACGCCGGACCGGTGTCGCGCAGCGTGCCTGCAGTGATCGGCGGCATCCCGGTCACCTTCGACCTAATGCAGGAATCCATGCCGCGCGAATCCGCCGGCGCCGCGCTGGGTCTGAACGGCAGCTACGCGCTGCGGCTCGACGATCGTTTCTCGCTGCTGTTCCAGGCCGGATGGTTCGGCACCGGCTATTTTGATCGCCAGGACTACAACAACGACAGCACCACCCTGGCGGCGGCGCTGGTCTACAGCAACCAGGCGTGGTCCGCCAGCCTGCAGCCCAATGTGCGCTATACCCGCCTCGACGGACGCCTGCAGGAAACCACGCCCGGCATCGTGGAACGCGTCGCGCGCGCAATCAGCGACACCGTCTCGCTGACGGCCACCGCCGGCTATGCCAAACGCACAGTCCACACCGACAGCACGCGCAACGCCGATGCCTGGCAAGGCGGCGTGGGCGCCATCGCGCAGCTGACACCGGATCTGCAAGTGGGCGGCGAGTATCTGCTGCAGCGAGAGCAGGCGCAGGCTGCCGTGTATTCGCGCCGCCTGTCCGGCCCCAGCGCCTATCTGCAATACCGCATCCGGCCCGACCTGCTGCTGGGCGCCAACTTCAGTTACACCGACGTGCACTACGATCAGACCATGCCGCTGTTTACACAGCCGCGCACCGATCGCCAGGTGGTCAGCTCGCTGTCGGCGCTGTGGGACATCAGCCGTTACGCCGGCCGCAATATGGTGGTGCGCGCGCAGTACACGCACATCGACAATCCTTCCAACATCGCCTACGGCTACTTCCGCCGCAACATGGCCAGCCTGGGCGTGCAGATGCAATTCTGA
- a CDS encoding ABC transporter ATP-binding protein, with the protein MLENRLEVQNLSHAFIKANGEEIRIFQNLNFTVGKAEIVAIVGRSGAGKSTLFNLISGLLTPSAGKIALGEKADGTPGSIAYMLQKDLLLPWRTILENAVLGIELHRPVTEADRTRAKAMLGRYGLESVANAYPHSLSGGMKQRVALTRTLLADPSVVLLDEPFSALDYETRLMLENDVISLTRTEGTSVILVTHDIDEAIAMSNRIVVLGGRPAKITREEKILLTVDGITDGDRDAVTARGAPEFPLFHKEIWNALRASDVAHASV; encoded by the coding sequence ATGTTGGAGAACCGTCTTGAAGTCCAGAATCTGAGCCACGCCTTCATCAAGGCCAACGGTGAAGAGATTCGTATTTTCCAAAACCTCAATTTCACGGTGGGCAAAGCCGAGATCGTGGCGATCGTCGGTCGCAGCGGTGCGGGCAAGAGCACGCTGTTCAACCTGATCTCCGGCCTCTTGACGCCGAGCGCCGGCAAGATCGCGCTGGGCGAAAAAGCCGACGGCACGCCTGGCAGCATTGCGTACATGTTGCAGAAGGATTTGCTGCTGCCGTGGCGCACGATTCTTGAGAACGCCGTGCTGGGTATCGAGCTGCACCGCCCGGTGACCGAGGCCGATCGGACACGCGCCAAAGCAATGCTGGGCCGCTATGGCCTGGAGTCGGTCGCCAACGCTTATCCGCATTCGCTGTCGGGTGGCATGAAACAGCGCGTCGCCCTGACGCGCACGCTGCTGGCGGACCCTTCAGTGGTGCTGCTGGATGAACCTTTCTCGGCGCTCGACTACGAGACGCGGCTGATGCTGGAGAACGATGTCATCAGCCTCACCCGCACCGAAGGCACCAGCGTCATTTTGGTGACGCACGATATCGATGAAGCCATCGCCATGAGCAATCGCATCGTGGTGCTCGGCGGACGTCCTGCAAAGATCACGCGGGAAGAAAAGATCCTGCTCACCGTCGACGGCATCACCGATGGCGACCGCGATGCGGTGACGGCGCGCGGTGCGCCGGAGTTCCCCTTGTTTCACAAGGAAATCTGGAATGCCTTGCGTGCGAGCGATGTCGCGCACGCAAGCGTTTAA
- a CDS encoding ABC transporter permease, giving the protein MKRKNNGATMIVTTILIVLVVFWQMAAQANLINGQLLGSPLGIYRSAVIGFTKGQLLYDTWVTLFETLFGLVLGSGLGIVLGLVLWFYPRTSDIVEQFSILLNSIPKIALGPLIIIWFGSGMVSKIWLAGISTFAVAMISSCAAAQEVDKDLLNLFKSFKAQRVMIFKKLIVPASIPWIFSIFRINIGFALIGAVVGEFIASENGLGHAVFVAGSLFDLNSVWLGVIILTLMAAVLTWVVQLIEERIVSWKTEQ; this is encoded by the coding sequence ATGAAAAGAAAGAACAATGGCGCGACGATGATCGTCACCACCATCCTGATTGTGCTGGTCGTGTTTTGGCAGATGGCGGCGCAGGCCAATCTGATCAACGGCCAGCTGCTCGGTTCGCCGCTGGGTATTTATCGCTCAGCCGTGATCGGTTTCACCAAGGGACAGCTGCTGTACGACACCTGGGTAACGCTGTTCGAAACGCTGTTCGGGCTGGTGCTGGGAAGCGGCCTGGGCATCGTGCTTGGGCTGGTGCTGTGGTTTTATCCGCGCACCTCGGACATCGTCGAGCAGTTTTCCATCTTGCTCAACAGCATTCCAAAAATCGCGCTCGGCCCGCTGATCATCATCTGGTTCGGCTCGGGCATGGTGTCGAAGATCTGGCTGGCCGGCATCTCGACCTTTGCGGTGGCGATGATCTCTTCCTGCGCGGCGGCACAGGAAGTCGACAAGGATTTGCTGAACCTCTTCAAATCGTTCAAGGCGCAGCGCGTGATGATCTTCAAGAAGCTGATCGTGCCGGCGTCGATCCCGTGGATTTTCTCCATCTTCCGCATCAACATCGGCTTTGCGCTCATTGGTGCGGTGGTGGGTGAATTCATTGCTTCAGAAAACGGATTGGGACATGCGGTGTTCGTCGCCGGCTCGCTGTTCGATCTTAATAGTGTCTGGCTGGGCGTCATCATTCTGACGCTGATGGCCGCAGTTCTTACCTGGGTTGTCCAATTAATCGAAGAGAGGATCGTTTCATGGAAAACAGAACAATGA
- a CDS encoding ABC transporter substrate-binding protein — translation MSFTFMHARRLLGATLIAAACVAAPVSNAAEKAVIYQAFQSIQYLPLYVAMNEGLFTKHGLEVQKVTAGGGAQGVAAVIGGHADFSLQDPMTAVLANLKGASLVNVAMVVSGVPVWMVAPPNSPIKSIADLKDQTISAALPPSTSTYLLQNLLKEKGLSNVKLNTVSIGTEISPVTAGRAAAATLYQPQVEQALANGYKIVYDFAKQYDGVYAFSTIDTLKSTIQKRPQMVQSFVSAIADAEKLMQTNPQVAYRVAVAEFPSLEKTVVEAAVKRLLDQKIYPATPSISKQAFQAGLDLQISIGNIKAGEVTYDSAVDNSFAEKVSK, via the coding sequence ATGAGTTTCACATTCATGCATGCCCGCCGTCTGCTTGGCGCCACCCTGATTGCTGCTGCCTGTGTTGCCGCGCCGGTCAGCAATGCCGCCGAGAAGGCGGTTATCTATCAGGCCTTCCAGTCGATTCAATATTTGCCGCTGTATGTGGCGATGAATGAAGGCCTGTTCACCAAGCACGGACTGGAAGTGCAAAAGGTAACCGCCGGCGGCGGTGCACAAGGCGTGGCGGCGGTAATCGGCGGGCATGCGGATTTCTCGCTGCAGGATCCGATGACGGCTGTGCTGGCCAACCTCAAGGGCGCATCGCTGGTGAATGTGGCGATGGTGGTGTCGGGTGTGCCGGTGTGGATGGTGGCGCCGCCGAATTCGCCGATCAAGTCGATCGCCGATCTCAAGGACCAAACCATTTCGGCTGCGTTGCCGCCATCGACGAGCACTTACCTGCTGCAAAATCTGCTGAAGGAAAAGGGCTTGTCCAACGTCAAGCTCAACACGGTCTCAATCGGCACCGAAATCTCGCCGGTGACAGCCGGCCGCGCAGCTGCTGCCACACTGTATCAGCCACAGGTGGAACAGGCATTGGCGAACGGCTACAAGATCGTCTATGACTTCGCCAAGCAGTATGACGGCGTGTATGCGTTCTCGACCATCGACACGCTGAAGTCAACGATCCAGAAGCGTCCGCAAATGGTGCAAAGTTTTGTGAGCGCCATCGCCGACGCCGAGAAGCTGATGCAGACCAATCCGCAAGTGGCGTATCGTGTGGCAGTGGCGGAATTTCCTTCGCTGGAAAAGACCGTGGTGGAAGCGGCCGTGAAGCGTCTGCTGGATCAGAAGATCTATCCGGCAACGCCATCGATTTCCAAACAGGCGTTCCAGGCTGGTCTTGATCTGCAGATTTCCATCGGCAACATCAAGGCAGGCGAAGTCACTTACGATAGCGCTGTGGACAACAGCTTTGCCGAAAAAGTAAGCAAGTAA
- a CDS encoding amidase — translation MSTSHTQETNQAALSSAVATADRIEDTLKAFTYRPDAYPDVNSGTGPLAGIPVAVKDLIDTADMPTTYGSKIFQGYQPQEDAWIVTRLRAAGAVIFGKTVTTEFAWRDPGATVNPWNTGHSPGGSSSGSAAAVGAGIVPIALGTQTVGSVIRPASYCGAVGYKPTFGLIPTEGVHALAPTLDHLGFITSSFYWAAVCHAVIARDNAIAAPASAKAFSAGVKPRKIGVYRSSQWAQVEGDVQQNFDAVVRRLEALGVECVDADLGMDIRDLNKLVVDVLAYEARAAIYDDIKDAEALAGPYTRELVSRGATISRETYLGLIEQVGVLRAGRDALLKDLDAIMTITSPTTALKGLEKTGDASFCAPATLLGLPAVTTPSGFSTDFLPYGVQLIGRADGDLALLQTGQWLSTILPSMKPASL, via the coding sequence ATGAGCACATCACACACGCAAGAGACAAACCAGGCGGCACTCTCATCGGCGGTCGCGACGGCGGACCGCATCGAAGATACGCTGAAAGCATTCACCTATCGCCCCGACGCCTATCCCGACGTGAACTCCGGTACAGGCCCGCTCGCCGGCATCCCGGTGGCAGTCAAGGATCTGATCGACACGGCGGACATGCCGACTACGTATGGCTCGAAGATTTTTCAAGGCTATCAGCCGCAGGAAGACGCCTGGATCGTCACCAGGCTGCGCGCAGCGGGTGCGGTGATCTTCGGCAAAACGGTGACCACGGAATTCGCCTGGCGCGATCCGGGTGCGACCGTCAATCCATGGAATACAGGACACAGCCCCGGCGGCTCATCGAGCGGTTCGGCGGCAGCCGTGGGCGCCGGCATCGTGCCGATCGCACTGGGCACGCAGACTGTCGGTTCGGTGATTCGTCCTGCGTCGTACTGCGGCGCGGTGGGCTACAAACCGACGTTCGGACTGATCCCGACCGAAGGCGTGCATGCGCTGGCGCCGACGCTGGATCATCTTGGCTTTATCACATCGAGCTTCTACTGGGCGGCAGTCTGCCACGCCGTCATCGCACGCGATAACGCGATTGCCGCACCGGCGTCGGCCAAGGCGTTTTCGGCAGGCGTGAAGCCGCGCAAGATCGGCGTCTATCGCTCCTCGCAATGGGCGCAAGTGGAAGGCGATGTGCAGCAAAACTTTGACGCCGTGGTGCGTCGCCTGGAAGCGCTGGGCGTCGAATGCGTTGATGCGGATCTGGGTATGGATATCCGCGATCTCAACAAGCTGGTGGTGGATGTGCTCGCCTATGAGGCACGCGCCGCCATCTACGACGACATCAAGGATGCCGAAGCGCTGGCCGGCCCTTACACGCGCGAGCTGGTGAGCCGCGGTGCAACGATCTCCAGAGAGACTTACCTTGGCTTGATCGAGCAAGTCGGCGTGCTGCGCGCCGGTCGCGACGCGCTGTTGAAAGATCTCGATGCGATCATGACGATCACCTCGCCGACGACTGCGTTGAAGGGATTGGAGAAGACCGGCGACGCGTCTTTCTGCGCGCCGGCGACGCTGCTCGGCTTGCCGGCGGTGACGACGCCGTCGGGATTTTCGACGGACTTCCTGCCGTACGGCGTGCAACTGATCGGACGCGCGGATGGCGACCTGGCCCTGCTGCAAACCGGCCAGTGGCTGAGCACGATCCTGCCGTCGATGAAGCCGGCATCGCTCTGA
- a CDS encoding GntR family transcriptional regulator: MPKAFKTIEQQVLSLLRNDILSGKYRPGDKLRQDEVAKRFEVSTTPVREAFRGLRSEGLVLIDANKGVVVKGLTVKDVAEIYELRIALEPLLAKKAVSSISPESLEAANIIHEEMCASTDPHRWSALNREFHIKLMMSEEDSRLYEIVKNLLVVAEPYVSLSIFMHPKILQVDNEEHGMILEGFNKKNGRLVQKIVKQHLEQTLAAIQDSVNEKTLGQMGAPAKTSAR, from the coding sequence ATGCCGAAAGCCTTCAAGACTATCGAACAACAGGTTCTCAGCCTGCTGAGAAACGACATCCTCTCCGGCAAATACCGCCCTGGCGACAAGCTGCGACAGGACGAAGTCGCCAAACGTTTTGAAGTAAGCACCACGCCGGTGCGCGAAGCCTTTCGCGGCCTGCGCTCGGAAGGTCTGGTGCTGATCGACGCCAACAAGGGTGTGGTGGTCAAAGGACTGACCGTCAAGGACGTCGCAGAAATCTACGAACTGCGCATTGCGCTGGAACCGCTGCTGGCGAAGAAGGCGGTGAGCTCGATTTCCCCTGAGTCGCTGGAAGCAGCGAACATCATCCACGAAGAGATGTGCGCCTCGACCGATCCGCATCGATGGTCGGCGCTGAATCGCGAATTTCACATCAAGCTGATGATGAGCGAGGAAGATTCGCGACTCTACGAGATCGTCAAGAATCTCCTCGTCGTTGCCGAGCCTTATGTCTCGCTGTCTATCTTCATGCACCCCAAGATCCTGCAAGTGGACAACGAAGAACACGGCATGATCCTCGAAGGCTTCAACAAGAAGAACGGCCGGCTGGTGCAAAAGATCGTCAAACAGCATCTGGAACAAACCCTCGCCGCCATTCAGGACTCGGTCAACGAGAAAACCTTGGGGCAGATGGGCGCACCGGCAAAAACGTCTGCCAGATAA
- a CDS encoding YeeE/YedE family protein, which yields MTINWAGFTPWTSLAGGLLIGLAVALLILLNGRIAGISGILGGLLRPSKGDVFWRVAFVAGLIGAPLAYGLAASLPTVTIEAGTPTLIIAGLLVGLGTRYGSGCTSGHGVCGLSRLSVRSLAATITFMATGFVTVFVVRHLLG from the coding sequence ATGACCATCAACTGGGCGGGCTTCACCCCTTGGACTTCTCTTGCCGGCGGGCTGCTGATCGGGCTGGCCGTGGCGTTGCTGATTTTGCTCAACGGCCGGATCGCCGGTATCAGCGGCATCCTCGGCGGACTATTGCGGCCATCGAAGGGAGATGTCTTCTGGCGCGTGGCGTTTGTCGCCGGATTGATTGGCGCGCCGCTGGCATATGGTCTTGCGGCATCCTTGCCAACGGTCACCATCGAAGCCGGCACGCCGACGCTGATCATCGCCGGCTTGCTGGTGGGACTAGGTACACGCTACGGCTCGGGCTGCACCAGTGGACACGGCGTATGCGGCTTGTCGCGGTTATCCGTGCGTTCACTGGCGGCGACGATTACCTTCATGGCAACCGGGTTCGTCACCGTGTTTGTCGTGCGCCATTTGCTCGGTTGA
- a CDS encoding YeeE/YedE family protein produces the protein MHIVTALIAGLIFGIGLIVSGMTDPAKVTGFLDLAGNWNPSLAFVMAGAILIGFPVFRFIGKRKQSLTGAPLRMPTNTRIDRRLIAGALLFGAGWGLAGYCPGPVLASLATGSMKPVLFTIAMLAGMAIFEILEHVAAARKRTASSGRGG, from the coding sequence ATGCATATCGTGACGGCGCTCATCGCCGGATTGATTTTCGGCATCGGACTGATCGTATCGGGCATGACCGATCCTGCAAAAGTAACCGGTTTTCTGGATCTCGCCGGCAACTGGAATCCTTCACTGGCGTTCGTCATGGCCGGTGCAATTCTGATCGGGTTTCCGGTGTTTCGCTTTATCGGCAAAAGAAAACAATCGCTGACAGGCGCGCCCCTGCGCATGCCGACGAACACCCGCATTGACCGCCGCCTCATCGCCGGTGCGCTGCTGTTCGGTGCAGGCTGGGGACTTGCCGGTTATTGCCCCGGTCCGGTGCTGGCGTCACTCGCCACGGGCAGCATGAAGCCGGTGCTTTTTACCATTGCCATGCTGGCCGGGATGGCGATCTTTGAAATTCTGGAACACGTTGCTGCGGCGAGAAAGCGCACTGCGTCGTCGGGACGAGGAGGTTGA
- a CDS encoding DUF4088 family protein, which produces MKKINMNVKDEVYESLDREFKNFIRLSLKCDSGFVSPSFDNFLLAKLSDNTTFLTEEAVQHLMMSGQYAWAKRALDKDFPDVVAILISQASNYGFHIAVRQDWGSDDLTAASKAWATAIVKQAKGDESQIDILAAQIKSSAVSIGHVEEKLKTPAWRLAASLAQQLHDAKIAVEHARGSVAHEKLGALRSLLKLGIAYGTVKEKDEKEILERLRVKKPYLFEEEESFLTRAIAWWRSVFA; this is translated from the coding sequence ATGAAAAAAATCAACATGAACGTCAAGGATGAAGTCTATGAGTCGCTGGACCGCGAGTTCAAAAACTTCATCCGTCTGTCCTTGAAATGCGACTCGGGTTTTGTCTCGCCGTCGTTCGACAATTTTTTGTTGGCAAAACTATCAGACAACACGACCTTCCTGACCGAAGAAGCCGTGCAGCATCTGATGATGTCGGGACAGTACGCGTGGGCAAAGCGCGCACTGGATAAAGATTTTCCGGACGTGGTGGCGATCCTGATTTCGCAGGCGTCGAACTACGGCTTCCATATCGCGGTGCGTCAGGACTGGGGCTCAGACGATCTGACGGCAGCGTCCAAGGCGTGGGCCACGGCCATTGTCAAACAGGCCAAGGGCGATGAGTCGCAAATCGACATCCTGGCGGCGCAGATCAAATCGTCGGCGGTCAGCATCGGCCACGTGGAAGAGAAACTGAAGACACCGGCATGGCGGCTGGCGGCGTCGCTGGCGCAACAACTGCATGACGCCAAGATCGCGGTCGAACACGCCCGCGGCAGCGTCGCCCACGAAAAACTGGGCGCGCTGCGCAGTTTGCTGAAGCTGGGCATCGCGTACGGCACGGTCAAGGAAAAAGATGAGAAGGAAATTCTGGAGCGCCTGCGCGTGAAGAAGCCTTATCTCTTTGAAGAGGAAGAAAGCTTCTTGACCCGTGCGATCGCCTGGTGGCGCAGCGTGTTTGCCTGA
- a CDS encoding ABC transporter substrate-binding protein — translation MTQSTPSSIPADQSLVAQFAPHGTLRASINLGNPVLANLDPKTGAPVGVSVDLATELAKRLGVPLQLVAVKSAGNSVENIEQDKADIGFFAVDPKRAQEISFTGPYVLIEGFYAVRNDSPITANEQVDKPGITVAVGKGSAYDLFLTRELHQATIVRIPTSPAVVQGFIDQHLSVAAGVRQQLEQDAAKVGGMRILPQRFMVIRQAMGVPKARGDAAAAYLSRFVEEMAASGFVAASLAKNGIEGAIVAKAGD, via the coding sequence ATGACGCAATCCACGCCCTCCTCCATACCAGCGGATCAATCTCTGGTTGCACAGTTTGCGCCGCACGGCACTTTGCGCGCATCGATCAATCTCGGCAATCCGGTATTGGCGAACCTTGATCCCAAGACCGGCGCGCCGGTCGGCGTGTCCGTTGATCTGGCAACCGAGTTGGCCAAACGGCTCGGCGTACCGCTGCAACTGGTGGCGGTAAAGTCGGCGGGCAATTCGGTGGAGAATATTGAGCAGGACAAGGCCGATATCGGCTTTTTTGCCGTCGACCCCAAGCGCGCGCAGGAAATCAGTTTCACCGGCCCTTATGTATTGATCGAGGGTTTCTACGCCGTGCGCAACGATTCGCCGATTACCGCCAATGAGCAAGTCGACAAGCCGGGCATCACTGTCGCCGTCGGCAAGGGGAGCGCCTACGATCTTTTTCTCACACGAGAATTGCACCAGGCGACTATCGTGCGCATACCTACCTCTCCGGCGGTGGTGCAAGGCTTCATCGACCAGCATCTGAGCGTGGCCGCAGGTGTCAGGCAACAGCTTGAGCAAGATGCTGCAAAAGTCGGCGGCATGCGGATTCTGCCGCAGCGTTTTATGGTCATCCGCCAGGCGATGGGCGTACCCAAAGCCCGCGGCGACGCAGCGGCTGCTTATCTGAGCAGGTTTGTCGAAGAGATGGCAGCGTCCGGCTTTGTCGCGGCGTCACTGGCAAAGAATGGCATTGAAGGCGCGATCGTTGCCAAAGCCGGCGACTGA
- a CDS encoding GNAT family N-acetyltransferase, with translation MHQEIAVRNALPADAPVLCLAEQETSRTPGLLISLPHEFSEADFRSKIVRLADAGIYLVAEIDGNTAGHALLEPMPLESMSHVFSLTIVVHPGYTRRGVGTRLMTALFDWAAHHPHVKKIELRVREANAVALRLYQRFGFVEEGRFEKRIKLPDGNYLADISMARFLI, from the coding sequence ATGCATCAAGAAATCGCTGTCAGAAATGCACTGCCTGCAGACGCACCGGTGCTTTGCCTGGCGGAACAGGAGACCAGCAGGACGCCCGGCCTGTTGATATCACTGCCGCACGAGTTTTCTGAGGCTGACTTCAGGTCGAAGATTGTCCGGCTGGCAGACGCCGGTATTTATCTCGTCGCAGAGATCGATGGAAACACCGCCGGCCATGCGCTTCTTGAACCGATGCCGTTGGAGTCCATGTCCCATGTTTTTTCGCTGACCATCGTCGTCCATCCTGGATATACCAGACGCGGTGTGGGTACCCGTTTGATGACCGCCTTGTTCGATTGGGCAGCTCATCATCCGCATGTGAAAAAAATAGAGCTGCGGGTACGCGAAGCCAATGCTGTTGCCCTGCGCCTGTATCAGCGGTTTGGTTTTGTTGAGGAAGGACGTTTTGAGAAACGCATAAAACTTCCGGACGGCAACTACCTGGCCGATATATCGATGGCCAGATTCCTCATTTGA
- a CDS encoding glutathione S-transferase has protein sequence MKIYDRPGFPNPARIRIVLAQKGLDAQVTFESVDLIGAEHKQAAYLAKNPSGVLPLLELDDGTLISESTAITEYLDNLDGNPVLTGRTPKEKAIIHMMQRRAESGLIDAVGIYFHHATPGLGNDLQKYKSPEWAHRKEWGEREREKALQGMSYFDQVLRTSSFVAGEQFSMPDITVFAGLAFADAAGIPIAEELTALHAWRAKVAELPAVKNRSGQMFVAEDLRRLGF, from the coding sequence ATGAAGATTTATGACCGTCCCGGCTTTCCCAATCCCGCCCGCATCCGTATCGTCCTCGCACAGAAAGGACTGGACGCGCAGGTCACCTTCGAATCCGTGGACCTGATCGGCGCCGAACACAAGCAAGCCGCGTATCTGGCCAAAAACCCATCCGGCGTCTTGCCGCTGTTGGAGCTGGACGACGGCACGCTCATCTCCGAGAGTACCGCCATCACCGAGTATCTCGATAACCTGGACGGCAATCCGGTCCTGACAGGCCGTACGCCAAAAGAGAAGGCCATCATTCACATGATGCAGCGGCGTGCGGAAAGTGGTTTGATCGATGCCGTCGGCATCTATTTCCACCACGCCACGCCCGGACTGGGCAACGATTTGCAGAAGTACAAGAGTCCGGAATGGGCGCATCGCAAGGAATGGGGCGAGCGTGAACGCGAAAAAGCGCTGCAGGGTATGAGCTACTTTGATCAGGTGCTGCGCACCAGCAGCTTCGTCGCCGGTGAACAATTCTCGATGCCGGACATCACGGTCTTTGCCGGCCTGGCATTTGCCGACGCAGCTGGTATCCCGATTGCCGAAGAACTCACAGCGTTACATGCATGGCGTGCGAAAGTGGCAGAACTACCTGCAGTCAAAAACCGGAGCGGACAAATGTTTGTCGCCGAAGACCTACGCCGTCTCGGATTCTGA
- a CDS encoding TetR/AcrR family transcriptional regulator has translation MSATDTREKIMSVARKTVQAHGYSALSFRDLAAEVGIKSASVHYHFPTKGDLGAAIARRYTEDGIAYIGELIANYKDQRSCMKKYTDIFRAALVDDNRMCLCGIMSAEREDLPPEVSVEVDRFHEVNIDWVASLLSLEDPDPKHKKAIRHRALGIFAAIGGAQLLARGQNNVAVYDEVLDSYRAAGLMP, from the coding sequence ATGAGTGCGACCGATACCCGAGAAAAGATCATGAGCGTCGCGCGCAAGACCGTGCAGGCGCACGGCTACAGCGCGTTAAGCTTCCGAGACCTGGCGGCCGAGGTCGGCATCAAGAGCGCCAGCGTCCACTATCATTTCCCGACTAAGGGCGATCTGGGCGCCGCGATCGCGCGCCGTTATACCGAGGACGGCATCGCGTATATAGGCGAGTTGATAGCGAACTACAAAGATCAACGGTCGTGCATGAAGAAATACACCGACATCTTTCGCGCGGCGCTGGTGGATGACAACCGCATGTGTCTGTGCGGCATCATGTCGGCCGAGCGCGAAGATCTTCCACCCGAGGTTAGTGTCGAAGTCGACCGGTTCCACGAAGTGAATATCGACTGGGTTGCGTCACTGCTGTCGCTGGAAGACCCCGATCCCAAACACAAGAAGGCAATCCGCCATCGCGCGCTCGGCATCTTCGCCGCGATCGGCGGCGCGCAATTGCTGGCACGCGGACAGAACAACGTCGCAGTGTATGACGAAGTTCTCGACAGCTATCGTGCAGCAGGATTGATGCCCTGA